From the Rhodoferax mekongensis genome, one window contains:
- the gmhB gene encoding D-glycero-beta-D-manno-heptose 1,7-bisphosphate 7-phosphatase: MNLCILDRDGTINEDSAEFVKSPNEWRPLPGALEAIAKLNHAGWHVVVATNQSGLGRGLFDVVSLNAMHAKMHSMLAAVGGKVDAIFYCPHAPDDQCRCRKPEPGLFEQIGERFGIDLKGMPCTGDSPRDLIAGAAVGCEPHLVLTGKAASLRGRPLPDNYPPGTVVHDDLMAFADYLVARP, from the coding sequence ATGAATCTCTGCATTCTCGACCGCGACGGCACCATCAACGAAGACAGTGCGGAGTTCGTGAAGTCTCCTAACGAATGGCGCCCTTTGCCCGGCGCGCTGGAAGCCATTGCCAAGCTCAACCATGCCGGATGGCACGTAGTGGTCGCGACCAACCAGAGCGGCTTGGGGCGAGGCCTGTTCGACGTGGTGTCGCTCAATGCCATGCACGCCAAGATGCACTCCATGCTCGCCGCAGTCGGCGGCAAGGTCGATGCCATTTTTTACTGCCCCCATGCGCCGGATGACCAATGCCGCTGCCGAAAGCCCGAGCCTGGCTTGTTCGAGCAGATTGGCGAGCGCTTTGGCATCGACCTGAAGGGCATGCCCTGCACCGGGGACTCACCGCGGGACTTGATTGCCGGCGCTGCAGTAGGTTGCGAGCCGCATCTTGTGCTTACCGGCAAAGCGGCATCCCTGCGCGGCAGGCCCTTGCCGGACAACTACCCGCCCGGTACGGTCGTTCATGACGACCTGATGGCATTTGCCGATTACCTGGTAGCCCGGCCATGA
- a CDS encoding MFS transporter produces MARTHHLSFYGSLLLSRLADQVLLFLVPLVVYQQTGSASWTGIAFFVETLTRFVAFPICGVLSDRHPPMRLLRQSQALRALSCVAGLAAGFALEGQPALVALVLVSAACGVFTTQGVMAREVLLPHIFPGERFERVLAHAQIADQLGMVAGPVVAAAALAMWPWQGVLGCSALLFIAADAGLAWWQHHHTGDLPQGRTASGESWWIPLRIALQHIARLPGIKPLIALAAGVNLVVGVTQATAAAMVTGLLSQSDARYAQLQTAGAVVTVLVLAWVARVHWRGHALGVWSYTLLLVGGLMTAWAVHPLVYALGFLLVIGFDKMFSVYIRAGRQRIIPPQDFGKTSGVVVLLNNLTQPLAGLAVGMGAQGADARGVITVLVVGMALMGGAVVWWGRNSADHPQAG; encoded by the coding sequence ATGGCGCGCACCCACCACCTCAGTTTCTACGGCTCCCTGTTGCTGTCCCGTTTGGCGGACCAGGTTTTGTTGTTTCTGGTGCCGCTGGTGGTGTACCAGCAGACGGGCAGCGCGTCGTGGACCGGCATTGCCTTTTTTGTGGAAACGCTCACCCGCTTTGTCGCCTTTCCTATTTGCGGGGTACTGAGCGACCGGCATCCCCCCATGCGCCTGCTGCGCCAAAGCCAGGCACTGCGCGCGCTGAGCTGCGTGGCCGGACTGGCGGCGGGCTTTGCGCTGGAGGGCCAGCCCGCACTGGTCGCGCTGGTGCTGGTGTCCGCCGCCTGCGGTGTGTTCACCACCCAGGGGGTGATGGCGCGTGAGGTGCTATTGCCCCACATCTTTCCCGGCGAACGGTTTGAGCGGGTACTGGCCCATGCGCAGATCGCCGACCAGCTCGGCATGGTGGCCGGGCCCGTGGTCGCAGCCGCTGCTCTGGCTATGTGGCCTTGGCAAGGGGTGCTGGGTTGCAGCGCTTTGCTCTTCATCGCGGCGGATGCCGGGCTCGCTTGGTGGCAGCATCATCACACGGGTGATTTACCGCAAGGCCGAACTGCGTCAGGCGAAAGCTGGTGGATACCCCTGCGCATTGCGCTCCAACACATCGCCCGCTTGCCCGGCATCAAGCCGCTGATCGCACTGGCTGCAGGCGTCAACCTCGTGGTGGGCGTGACCCAAGCCACCGCAGCGGCCATGGTCACAGGACTACTGAGCCAAAGCGATGCACGCTATGCGCAGCTGCAGACTGCGGGCGCGGTAGTCACGGTGTTGGTGCTGGCCTGGGTGGCGCGTGTACATTGGCGCGGCCATGCGCTGGGGGTGTGGTCTTACACCCTGCTGCTCGTGGGTGGGCTGATGACGGCCTGGGCCGTGCACCCCTTGGTCTATGCACTGGGCTTTTTGCTGGTAATCGGGTTTGACAAGATGTTCAGCGTCTACATCCGCGCCGGCCGCCAGCGCATCATTCCTCCGCAGGACTTCGGCAAAACCAGTGGCGTGGTCGTGCTGCTCAACAACCTCACCCAACCCCTTGCCGGACTGGCGGTGGGTATGGGCGCACAAGGTGCGGATGCGCGGGGCGTCATCACCGTGCTTGTCGTGGGAATGGCACTGATGGGCGGAGCGGTCGTCTGGTGGGGTCGCAATAGCGCAGACCACCCCCAAGCTGGCTAG
- a CDS encoding lysophospholipid acyltransferase family protein: MAVLRSCLHMLWMLVTVIPWGIIMLVASIRVRGKPLWWMAVRWLSWAIGGARVLLGIRTHVIGWDNLPTGDTAPAILLVKHQSTFETFLMPTLMPHPLAYVFKKELLYVPFFGWAMGRLDMIHIDRSQRAESFAKVVEQGKRLLAQGIWVIMFPEGTRIPRGQTGTYKLGGTRLAVATGAPVIPVAVTSAKCWPRKAFIKTPGVVEVSIGKPIPSEGRDPKELMTEVQTWIEAEMRRLDPEAYPAKG; encoded by the coding sequence ATGGCGGTGCTGCGCTCCTGCTTGCACATGCTGTGGATGCTGGTGACAGTGATTCCCTGGGGAATCATCATGCTGGTCGCCTCCATCCGTGTGCGCGGCAAACCGCTGTGGTGGATGGCGGTGCGCTGGCTGAGCTGGGCCATCGGTGGTGCGCGCGTGCTGCTGGGTATCCGCACCCACGTGATCGGCTGGGACAACTTGCCCACCGGTGACACCGCTCCGGCGATTCTGCTGGTCAAGCACCAGTCCACCTTCGAGACCTTTTTGATGCCTACGCTCATGCCGCATCCGCTGGCGTATGTGTTCAAAAAAGAGCTGCTCTATGTGCCGTTTTTTGGATGGGCCATGGGGCGCCTGGACATGATCCACATAGACCGCAGCCAGCGCGCCGAGTCTTTCGCCAAAGTGGTGGAGCAGGGCAAACGCCTGTTGGCGCAAGGCATCTGGGTCATCATGTTCCCTGAGGGCACCCGCATTCCCCGGGGCCAGACCGGTACCTACAAATTGGGCGGCACCCGCCTCGCCGTGGCGACCGGCGCGCCGGTGATTCCGGTGGCTGTGACCAGCGCCAAATGCTGGCCGCGCAAAGCCTTCATCAAGACGCCGGGTGTGGTGGAAGTGTCTATCGGCAAGCCCATCCCCAGCGAAGGCCGCGACCCCAAAGAGCTGATGACCGAGGTGCAAACCTGGATCGAAGCGGAAATGCGCCGCCTGGACCCCGAGGCCTACCCCGCCAAGGGCTGA
- a CDS encoding M48 family metallopeptidase produces MHPLLRFTLDLFEPFEAPAPVDLAQAAPKKVAKKRSPPRIGMTPVTPVTTLPTPPAGPFEPGQPLPQAIAPVSYSHPQATREVRLDGAVVRYAFARGKRRTIGFVVGPDGLAVRAPRWTPLYEVDAALQEKAAWILRKLHETRERVTRQEHAQVEWAQGAEFPFLGDTVRIALDAAHGFSAKGAALDELPDADGVRQLRVALPQTASPTQIRDAVQAWLMRQAKALFVQRLDHFAPLLHVQWKKLSLSNAGTRWGSAKSDGSIRLNWRLIHFRQEVVDYVVAHELSHLRVMDHSPRFWDTVRTVVPDYAELRHSLKDPAIPKW; encoded by the coding sequence ATGCATCCGCTGCTGCGCTTCACGCTGGATCTTTTTGAGCCTTTTGAGGCTCCAGCGCCCGTAGATCTTGCGCAAGCAGCTCCTAAAAAAGTAGCAAAAAAACGCTCGCCACCACGCATAGGGATGACACCAGTGACGCCGGTGACGACCCTTCCAACTCCGCCCGCCGGCCCCTTCGAGCCCGGTCAGCCTCTCCCGCAAGCTATCGCGCCGGTGAGCTACAGCCACCCGCAAGCCACCCGTGAAGTGCGCTTGGACGGTGCCGTGGTGCGCTATGCCTTTGCCCGCGGCAAGCGGCGCACCATCGGCTTTGTGGTCGGCCCTGACGGTCTGGCCGTGCGTGCGCCACGCTGGACGCCTCTGTACGAGGTCGATGCGGCCTTGCAAGAAAAAGCCGCCTGGATCCTGCGCAAGCTGCATGAAACCCGGGAGCGCGTCACGCGCCAGGAGCATGCGCAGGTGGAATGGGCGCAGGGGGCCGAGTTTCCTTTTCTGGGCGACACCGTACGCATTGCCCTGGACGCCGCCCACGGCTTCAGTGCCAAAGGGGCCGCGCTGGATGAGCTGCCCGATGCAGACGGTGTGCGCCAGCTGCGTGTGGCCTTGCCCCAAACAGCCAGTCCGACGCAAATCCGGGATGCCGTGCAAGCCTGGCTCATGCGTCAGGCCAAGGCCTTGTTTGTGCAACGGCTGGACCATTTCGCCCCCCTGTTGCATGTGCAATGGAAGAAACTGAGTCTGAGCAACGCCGGCACACGATGGGGCAGTGCCAAAAGCGATGGCTCGATCCGACTGAACTGGCGGCTTATTCACTTCCGGCAGGAGGTCGTGGACTATGTGGTCGCCCATGAACTCAGCCATTTGCGGGTGATGGACCACAGCCCCCGCTTCTGGGACACGGTACGTACCGTGGTGCCTGATTACGCTGAGCTGCGCCACAGCCTCAAGGACCCGGCGATCCCGAAGTGGTGA